The Streptomyces achromogenes genome window below encodes:
- a CDS encoding cystathionine gamma-synthase, producing MSDRHISQHFETLAIHAGNTADPLTGAVVPPIYQVSTYKQDGVGGLRGGYEYSRSANPTRTALEENLAALEGGRRGLAFASGLAAEDCLLRTLLSPGDHVVIPNDAYGGTFRLFAKVVARWGVEWSVADTGDAAAVRAAITPKTKAVWVETPSNPLLGITDIAAVAQVAREAGARLVVDNTFATPYLQQPLSLGADVVVHSLTKYMGGHSDVVGGALITDDAELGEELAYHQNAMGAVAGPFDSWLVLRGTKTLSVRMDRHSENATRIADMLTRHARVTSVLYPGLPEHPGHEVAAKQMRAFGGMVSFRVAGGEEAAVEVCNRAEVFTLGESLGGVESLIEHPGRMTHASVVGSALEVPGDLVRLSVGIENVDDLLEDLQQALG from the coding sequence ATGAGCGACAGGCACATCAGTCAGCACTTCGAGACCCTCGCGATCCACGCGGGCAACACCGCGGACCCCCTCACCGGCGCGGTCGTCCCGCCGATCTACCAGGTCTCGACCTACAAGCAGGACGGCGTCGGCGGTCTGCGCGGCGGCTACGAGTACAGCCGCAGCGCCAACCCGACCAGGACCGCCCTCGAGGAGAACCTCGCCGCCCTCGAAGGCGGCCGCCGGGGCCTCGCGTTCGCTTCCGGACTGGCGGCCGAGGACTGCCTGTTGCGTACGCTGCTCAGCCCCGGCGACCACGTGGTCATCCCCAACGACGCCTACGGCGGCACGTTCCGGCTGTTCGCCAAGGTCGTCGCCCGCTGGGGCGTGGAATGGTCCGTCGCCGACACCGGCGACGCCGCCGCCGTCCGGGCCGCCATCACGCCGAAGACCAAGGCCGTGTGGGTGGAGACCCCCTCCAACCCGCTGCTCGGCATCACCGACATCGCCGCGGTGGCCCAGGTCGCCCGTGAGGCCGGCGCCCGTCTCGTCGTCGACAACACCTTCGCCACGCCGTACCTGCAGCAGCCGCTGTCGCTCGGCGCGGACGTCGTCGTGCACTCCCTGACCAAGTACATGGGCGGCCACTCGGACGTCGTCGGCGGCGCGCTGATCACCGACGACGCGGAGCTCGGCGAGGAACTGGCGTACCACCAGAACGCGATGGGCGCGGTGGCCGGCCCCTTCGACTCCTGGCTGGTGCTGCGCGGCACGAAGACGCTGTCGGTGCGCATGGACCGGCACAGCGAGAACGCCACCAGGATCGCCGACATGCTGACCCGCCACGCGCGCGTGACGAGCGTGCTGTACCCGGGCCTGCCGGAGCACCCCGGTCACGAGGTCGCGGCCAAGCAGATGCGGGCCTTCGGCGGCATGGTCTCCTTCCGGGTCGCCGGCGGCGAGGAGGCGGCCGTCGAGGTCTGCAACCGCGCAGAGGTGTTCACCCTCGGCGAGTCGCTGGGCGGCGTCGAGTCCCTCATCGAGCACCCGGGCCGGATGACGCACGCGTCCGTGGTCGGCTCCGCCCTCGAGGTGCCCGGCGACCTCGTCCGGCTCTCCGTCGGCATCGAGAACGTCGACGACCTCCTCGAGGACCTGCAGCAGGCCCTCGGATAG
- a CDS encoding sigma factor-like helix-turn-helix DNA-binding protein, whose protein sequence is MRERRTTQEHRRNREFEAFVAGAGGRLLHTATLLTAEAPDDNPRARRLLTLALAHTYACWDRLRGEDPYDHAREHLAARFAHGAWHRYGTLPFGRVRPRPAVGALARLTPRQRLVLVLRLYEGVAEEQVGALLGLPEDRVRAVCERATTTLLHPPRDPAPAVRRAKAAAS, encoded by the coding sequence GTGCGAGAGAGGCGTACGACCCAGGAACACCGCAGGAACCGGGAGTTCGAGGCGTTCGTCGCCGGAGCGGGCGGGCGGCTGCTGCACACCGCCACGCTGCTCACCGCGGAGGCCCCGGACGACAACCCGCGCGCGCGTCGTCTGCTGACCCTGGCTCTCGCGCACACGTACGCGTGCTGGGACCGGCTGCGCGGTGAGGACCCCTACGACCACGCCCGTGAGCACCTCGCGGCCCGCTTCGCGCACGGCGCCTGGCACCGGTACGGCACGCTGCCCTTCGGCCGTGTCCGCCCGCGTCCGGCCGTCGGCGCTCTGGCCCGCCTCACCCCGCGGCAGCGCCTCGTCCTCGTCCTGAGGCTGTACGAGGGCGTCGCCGAGGAACAGGTGGGAGCGCTGCTGGGGCTGCCCGAGGACCGGGTCCGCGCGGTCTGTGAACGGGCGACGACGACGCTGCTGCACCCACCGCGCGATCCCGCCCCCGCGGTGCGCCGGGCCAAGGCGGCGGCGTCGTGA
- a CDS encoding MarR family winged helix-turn-helix transcriptional regulator: MSMDMTTVGDTGLLDTLQHEVAVFARRAEQTRLGGVGQVRNSMDRAAYLLLNRLDNEGPMGVKALAASMGIDSSTVTRQVAPLVDTGLVKRTSHPEDGRAVVLQLSPRGASRLEEVRSSRRQLMAELTDDWAPEEREAFCALLTRFNTALSSRMASAGVPGAEQSPAAS; the protein is encoded by the coding sequence ATGTCGATGGACATGACGACCGTCGGTGACACCGGTCTTCTCGACACGCTGCAGCACGAGGTCGCGGTGTTCGCGCGCCGGGCCGAACAGACCCGGCTCGGCGGCGTCGGACAGGTGCGCAACTCCATGGACCGCGCCGCATACCTGCTGCTCAACCGTCTCGACAACGAAGGTCCGATGGGCGTCAAGGCGCTCGCCGCGAGCATGGGGATCGACTCCTCGACGGTCACCCGGCAGGTGGCGCCGCTCGTCGACACCGGCCTGGTCAAGCGGACCTCGCACCCGGAGGACGGGCGGGCCGTGGTGCTCCAGCTGTCCCCGCGCGGGGCCTCGCGCCTCGAGGAAGTGCGGTCCTCCCGACGGCAGTTGATGGCCGAACTGACGGACGACTGGGCGCCGGAGGAGCGCGAGGCGTTCTGCGCGCTCCTCACACGCTTCAACACCGCGCTGTCCTCCCGGATGGCCTCCGCGGGCGTCCCGGGCGCGGAGCAGTCGCCGGCCGCCTCCTGA
- the ilvA gene encoding threonine ammonia-lyase, with protein MSYSPADSLRAVTLDDVRGARKMLSGVARTTAMEGSRHLSQLVGAPVHLKCENLQRTGSFKLRGAYVRIAGLLPEERAAGVVAASAGNHAQGVALASTLLGVRSTVFMPRGAPLPKISATREYGAEVRLHGQVVDETLAAAQEYAAATGAVFIHPFDHPDVIAGQGTVGLEILEQCPQVRTIVVGIGGGGLAAGIAVAVKALRPDVRIVGVQAAGAAAYPASLAAGRPVSIDNPTTMADGIRVGRPGDVPFGIVGDLVDEVRTVSEGELSAALLLCLERAKLVVEPAGASPVAALLSEPDAFEGPVVAVLSGGNVDPVLMERVLRHGMAAQGRYLAVRLRLTDRPGALAAMLGALSAVDANVLDVGHVRTDPRLGLTEAEVEVHLETKGPAHCSEVGRALREAGYTVID; from the coding sequence ATGAGCTACAGCCCGGCTGACTCCTTGCGCGCCGTCACCCTCGACGACGTGCGCGGCGCGCGGAAGATGCTGTCCGGCGTGGCCCGGACGACCGCGATGGAGGGCAGCAGGCACCTGTCCCAGCTCGTCGGGGCACCGGTGCACCTCAAGTGCGAGAACCTCCAGCGGACGGGCTCGTTCAAGCTGCGCGGCGCCTACGTCCGGATCGCCGGGCTGCTGCCCGAGGAGCGGGCCGCCGGGGTCGTCGCGGCGAGCGCGGGCAATCACGCGCAGGGCGTGGCGCTGGCGTCGACACTGCTGGGCGTGCGGTCCACGGTGTTCATGCCCCGGGGTGCGCCGCTGCCGAAGATCAGCGCGACCCGGGAGTACGGCGCGGAGGTGCGGTTGCACGGTCAGGTGGTCGACGAGACGCTGGCGGCGGCGCAGGAGTACGCGGCCGCGACGGGCGCGGTGTTCATCCACCCCTTCGACCACCCCGACGTCATCGCCGGGCAGGGCACGGTCGGCCTGGAGATCCTGGAGCAGTGCCCGCAGGTGCGCACGATCGTCGTGGGGATCGGCGGCGGGGGGCTGGCGGCGGGCATCGCGGTCGCGGTGAAGGCGCTGCGGCCGGACGTGCGGATCGTCGGCGTGCAGGCGGCGGGCGCGGCGGCGTACCCGGCCTCGCTGGCGGCCGGACGGCCGGTGTCGATCGACAACCCCACGACGATGGCCGACGGCATCAGGGTCGGCCGGCCCGGTGACGTGCCGTTCGGCATCGTCGGCGACCTGGTGGACGAGGTGCGCACGGTGTCGGAGGGCGAGCTGTCCGCCGCGTTGCTGCTGTGTCTGGAGCGGGCCAAGCTGGTGGTCGAGCCGGCCGGGGCGAGTCCGGTGGCCGCGTTGCTGAGTGAGCCGGACGCCTTCGAGGGGCCGGTCGTCGCGGTGCTGTCCGGCGGCAACGTCGACCCCGTGCTGATGGAGCGGGTGCTGCGGCACGGCATGGCGGCGCAGGGCCGCTACCTGGCTGTTCGTCTGCGGCTGACGGACCGGCCGGGCGCCCTCGCCGCGATGCTCGGGGCGTTGTCGGCCGTCGACGCCAATGTGCTCGACGTGGGCCATGTGCGGACCGATCCGCGGCTCGGGCTGACCGAGGCGGAGGTCGAGGTGCACCTGGAGACGAAGGGGCCGGCGCACTGCTCCGAGGTCGGCCGAGCTCTGCGCGAGGCCGGATACACCGTCATCGACTGA
- a CDS encoding ATP-binding cassette domain-containing protein codes for MPGAIYAEGLVKTFGDVKALDGVDLDVPEGTVLGLLGPNGAGKTTTVRCLTTLLRPDSGRAVVAGLDVLGHPNEVRRSIGLSGQFAAVDEYLTGRENLQMVGQLYQMRAGAAKARAAELLEQFDLADAADRTAKTYSGGMRRRLDLAAALVVSPPVMFMDEPTTGLDPRNRQLLWEVIRRLVSGGTTLLLTTQYLEEADHLAHDIAVVDHGRVIARGTSDELKARTGGERVEVVVHDRGHIAAAQEVLAGFGKGDTTVEQHTRKLTVPVTGGAKLLAEVIRELDARGIEIDDIGLRRPTLDDVFLSLTGHVAEEKAEGGDDTGQSKEPLK; via the coding sequence ATGCCAGGCGCCATCTACGCCGAAGGCCTGGTGAAGACCTTCGGCGACGTCAAGGCTCTGGACGGCGTCGACCTCGACGTCCCCGAGGGCACGGTCCTCGGGCTGCTCGGGCCGAACGGCGCGGGCAAGACCACGACGGTCCGATGTCTGACCACCCTGCTGCGCCCCGACAGCGGCCGGGCCGTCGTCGCCGGCCTCGACGTGCTCGGGCATCCCAACGAGGTGCGCCGCTCGATCGGCCTGTCCGGCCAGTTCGCCGCGGTGGACGAGTACCTCACCGGCCGCGAGAACCTGCAGATGGTAGGGCAGCTGTACCAGATGAGGGCCGGTGCGGCGAAGGCCCGGGCCGCCGAGCTCCTCGAGCAGTTCGACCTCGCGGACGCCGCCGACCGCACCGCCAAGACCTACTCCGGAGGCATGCGCCGCCGCCTCGACCTGGCCGCCGCGCTGGTGGTCTCCCCGCCCGTGATGTTCATGGACGAGCCGACGACCGGCCTCGACCCCCGCAACCGGCAGTTGCTGTGGGAGGTCATCAGACGCCTGGTCTCCGGCGGCACCACGCTGCTGCTGACCACCCAGTACCTCGAAGAGGCCGACCACCTCGCGCACGACATCGCGGTCGTCGACCACGGCCGTGTCATCGCCCGCGGCACCTCCGACGAGCTCAAGGCCCGCACCGGCGGGGAGCGCGTGGAGGTCGTCGTGCACGACCGCGGGCACATCGCCGCGGCGCAGGAGGTGCTGGCCGGCTTCGGCAAGGGTGACACCACCGTCGAGCAGCACACCCGCAAACTCACCGTGCCCGTGACCGGTGGCGCGAAGCTTCTCGCCGAGGTCATCCGCGAGCTCGACGCCCGCGGCATCGAGATCGACGACATCGGCCTGCGCCGCCCCACCCTCGACGACGTCTTCCTGTCCCTGACCGGGCACGTGGCCGAGGAGAAGGCGGAAGGCGGCGACGACACCGGACAGAGCAAGGAGCCGCTGAAGTGA
- a CDS encoding ABC transporter permease, whose product MSAVNDSLVIARRNLIRMSRIPEMIIFGLVQPIMFVVLFTYVFGGSMNIGGSTDPDVYKNFLMAGIFAQTVTFATAGAGAGIADDMHKGLIDRFRSLPMARGAVLTGRTIADLVQTALTLLVLAVVALLVGWRPGFAEPTDFGKVMAGFGLLLLLGYAFTWIGALIGLSVRTPEAATSGGLIWLFPVTFISNAFVDSAQMASWLQPIAEWNPFSATVQACRTLFGDPGVSTSDAWPMAHPVWASIVYSVLIIVLFRTLAVRKYRSATA is encoded by the coding sequence GTGAGTGCCGTGAACGACTCCCTGGTCATCGCCCGCAGAAACCTGATCCGCATGAGTCGGATCCCCGAGATGATCATTTTTGGACTGGTCCAGCCGATCATGTTCGTGGTCCTGTTCACGTACGTCTTCGGCGGCTCCATGAACATCGGCGGCTCCACCGACCCGGACGTCTACAAGAACTTCCTGATGGCCGGCATCTTCGCGCAGACCGTCACCTTCGCGACCGCCGGAGCCGGCGCGGGCATCGCCGACGACATGCACAAGGGCTTGATCGACCGCTTCCGCTCCCTGCCCATGGCGCGTGGCGCGGTGCTCACCGGCCGGACCATCGCCGACCTCGTCCAGACCGCGCTGACCCTGCTCGTCCTGGCCGTCGTCGCGCTCCTGGTGGGCTGGCGTCCCGGTTTCGCGGAGCCCACCGACTTCGGCAAGGTCATGGCCGGCTTCGGTCTGCTGCTGCTCCTCGGTTACGCCTTCACCTGGATCGGCGCCCTGATCGGCCTGTCGGTCCGCACTCCCGAGGCGGCCACCTCCGGCGGCCTGATCTGGCTCTTCCCGGTGACCTTCATCTCCAACGCGTTCGTGGACTCCGCGCAGATGGCGTCCTGGCTGCAGCCGATCGCCGAGTGGAACCCGTTCAGCGCGACCGTCCAGGCGTGCCGCACGCTCTTCGGCGATCCGGGCGTCTCGACGTCGGACGCGTGGCCGATGGCCCACCCCGTGTGGGCCTCGATCGTCTACTCGGTCCTGATCATCGTGCTGTTCAGAACGCTGGCCGTCCGCAAGTACCGCTCGGCCACCGCGTGA
- a CDS encoding DUF4307 domain-containing protein: MSTAGTRLPEGRYGRSSDERADHKLKIAGAVLGALLLALVGYFAYHYVGQNKISAEVIAFEATSDATVRVHLEVRKDSGTSGYCTVRSQAADGAEVGRADFRFPGSDTRIDKVVTLRTTAKGTTAELLGCHAD; this comes from the coding sequence ATGAGCACTGCCGGCACGCGACTTCCGGAGGGCCGGTACGGCCGCTCCTCGGACGAGCGCGCCGACCACAAGCTCAAGATCGCCGGTGCGGTGCTGGGCGCCCTGCTCCTGGCGCTGGTGGGCTACTTCGCCTATCACTACGTCGGCCAGAACAAGATCAGCGCCGAGGTGATCGCCTTCGAGGCGACCTCGGACGCGACGGTGCGGGTCCACCTGGAGGTCCGCAAGGACTCGGGCACGAGCGGCTACTGCACCGTGCGCTCGCAGGCCGCCGACGGCGCCGAGGTGGGCCGGGCGGACTTCCGGTTCCCCGGTTCGGACACCCGCATCGACAAGGTGGTCACCCTGCGTACGACGGCGAAGGGCACCACGGCGGAGCTGCTCGGCTGCCACGCCGACTGA
- the mca gene encoding mycothiol conjugate amidase Mca — MAVHAHPDDESSKGAATMAKYVSEGVDVLVVTCTGGERGSILNPKLQGDTYIEEHIHEVRKKEMDEAREILGVRQEWLGFVDSGLPEGDPLPPLPEGCFALEDVDKAAGELVKQIRTFRPQVITTYDENGGYPHPDHIMTHKISMVAFEGADDTEKYPESEFGPAYRPLKLYYNQGFNRPRTMALHQAMLDHGLESPYGEWLKRWEEFGQRERTLTTHIPCADFYEIRDKALIAHATQIDPDGGWFRVPMEIQRKVWPTEEYELAKSRVDTAIPEDDLFAGIRDNA; from the coding sequence ATGGCCGTGCACGCCCACCCCGACGACGAGTCGAGCAAGGGCGCGGCCACCATGGCGAAGTACGTGTCCGAGGGGGTGGACGTGCTGGTCGTGACCTGCACGGGCGGGGAGCGCGGCTCCATCCTCAACCCCAAGCTGCAGGGCGACACGTACATCGAGGAGCACATCCACGAGGTGCGCAAGAAGGAGATGGACGAGGCCCGCGAGATCCTCGGCGTCCGACAGGAGTGGCTGGGCTTCGTCGACTCCGGCCTGCCCGAGGGCGACCCGCTGCCGCCGCTCCCCGAGGGCTGCTTCGCGCTCGAGGACGTCGACAAGGCGGCCGGCGAGCTGGTGAAGCAGATCCGCACCTTCCGTCCCCAGGTGATCACCACCTACGACGAGAACGGCGGCTACCCGCACCCCGACCACATCATGACCCACAAGATCTCCATGGTGGCCTTCGAGGGTGCGGACGACACCGAGAAGTACCCCGAGAGCGAGTTCGGCCCCGCCTACCGGCCGCTGAAGCTCTACTACAACCAGGGCTTCAACCGCCCGCGCACCATGGCGCTGCACCAGGCGATGCTCGACCACGGCCTGGAGTCCCCCTACGGGGAGTGGCTCAAGCGCTGGGAGGAGTTCGGGCAGCGGGAGCGCACGCTCACCACCCACATCCCGTGCGCCGACTTCTACGAGATCCGCGACAAGGCGCTGATCGCCCACGCCACCCAGATCGACCCCGACGGCGGCTGGTTCCGCGTCCCGATGGAGATCCAGCGCAAGGTGTGGCCCACCGAGGAGTACGAGCTCGCGAAGTCGCGCGTCGACACCGCCATCCCCGAGGACGACCTCTTCGCGGGCATCCGCGACAATGCCTGA
- a CDS encoding tetratricopeptide repeat protein, giving the protein MRDGHRAEAEQLLARAVEEEVRRSGGRTDRQALLTRARGALDAMAQTAAEEYEAYARALEESEAARISFGQRYAREGGRTPLLVAGVAALTTAVADLALGTGPGTALGAGVTVGVVGAAATVVKVAGSHLPAAHHRAGAAGQPGGAEQLRLQWLTALEVRGIRPFLDQQRVLSATTGPKKATGPQLRGADKSAAARGRTVLQQSFAQLPEPAGPFAARRTELAQIRQWVQAARASTQTRPTVVVLHGAPGSGRTALAVRAAHDLRDQFRGACVVDLRGDSTGEAPLPTRDALLHLLNRLGAPREQLLFRERSSAEQQLKRLGELYHQHLTGLPVTVILDDASDVGQVRALVPERSDSLVLVTARTALALPAELSAWVHELAVRPLEAAGAEELLGAAAQDASGPYDAEAADRIIELCGGLPLALRVVGSSLGPRSPRALAADLAAYGPVDPVERALWLRYTDQPETTRRLLRRLALAGRASLGTAAAAALLATDRPEAARLLAALADAGLVDRVRGDRYRLHDLVRGFAQARLLDEEDPAERSAAQERLLVSYAELADSVLRLVDGNMSTRSDRFTPHGFTSLDEALRWLDDESSFITATLRHAEGVDQNAVMSLLGALCDYCLLRGDLYRLGEISELAQSVGQDLLVRSVQWRTGIAARQLGELDKARTTLSSVVDLYLQAHHDAGAARALCSLGITLHHQGQLTEASAKLREAMALQAAPELATDRAWTMHALAAVERDRAHLAEALDLLTRSLELHREGGSVHGEAWAHFQLGQLHLRRGDVPRAESELRQALDLYGRTRDARGEAWAMTQLARARLIDGDPGPAAEDLRRASARHRDNEDARGEAWTVYYLGLALEETGDLNHAVRELERSRTLFSRMRDVYGLACARHHSARVTRDQRAAQTGSLRNSGFARQLLVDARADFQRIGVAHGEAWTCVELAIVDAGNARTQAALALCEEAAALFTSYGDRRGEDWARFLRCTLLPYAAPGGVEVGTAVAQEDLAELRRAHHPLRDDRLTECLEAYGLLLERGVRLESGWQAWRLGLVPGRHGREVMGVEVGAD; this is encoded by the coding sequence ATGCGGGACGGCCATAGGGCGGAAGCCGAGCAGTTGTTGGCGCGGGCCGTGGAGGAAGAGGTGCGGCGGTCCGGCGGGCGTACCGACCGGCAGGCGCTGCTGACGCGGGCGCGCGGCGCGCTCGACGCGATGGCGCAGACCGCCGCCGAGGAGTACGAGGCGTACGCCCGCGCCCTGGAGGAGTCGGAAGCCGCCCGGATCAGTTTCGGACAGCGCTACGCCCGCGAGGGCGGCCGCACTCCGCTGCTGGTGGCGGGCGTCGCCGCCCTGACGACGGCGGTCGCCGACCTCGCGCTCGGCACGGGCCCGGGCACGGCACTCGGCGCCGGGGTGACCGTCGGGGTCGTCGGGGCGGCGGCGACGGTGGTGAAGGTGGCGGGGTCGCATCTGCCGGCCGCGCATCACCGGGCCGGTGCGGCCGGACAGCCCGGCGGCGCCGAGCAGTTGCGGTTGCAGTGGCTCACGGCGCTGGAGGTGCGGGGCATCCGGCCGTTCCTGGACCAGCAGCGGGTGCTGAGCGCGACGACCGGTCCGAAGAAGGCGACGGGACCGCAGCTGCGCGGCGCCGACAAGAGCGCGGCGGCACGCGGGCGGACGGTGTTGCAGCAGTCGTTCGCGCAACTGCCCGAACCCGCCGGTCCGTTCGCCGCGCGGAGGACGGAACTCGCCCAGATCCGGCAGTGGGTGCAGGCGGCACGGGCCAGCACGCAGACGCGGCCCACCGTGGTCGTGCTGCACGGCGCCCCCGGCAGCGGCCGCACCGCACTCGCGGTGCGGGCCGCGCACGATCTGCGGGACCAGTTCCGCGGCGCCTGCGTGGTGGATCTGCGCGGGGACAGCACGGGCGAGGCCCCGCTGCCCACCCGGGACGCCCTGCTGCATCTGCTGAACCGGCTGGGCGCGCCCCGCGAGCAGCTCCTCTTCCGTGAGCGTTCCTCGGCGGAGCAGCAGCTGAAGCGGCTCGGCGAGCTGTACCACCAGCACCTGACGGGCCTGCCGGTGACGGTGATCCTGGACGACGCCTCGGATGTCGGGCAGGTCCGGGCGCTCGTCCCGGAACGCTCCGACAGTCTGGTTCTCGTGACCGCGCGGACGGCGCTCGCCCTGCCGGCCGAACTGTCGGCGTGGGTGCACGAACTGGCGGTCCGTCCGCTGGAGGCGGCGGGCGCGGAGGAACTGCTGGGCGCGGCGGCGCAGGACGCCTCGGGTCCGTACGACGCCGAGGCCGCGGACCGGATCATCGAGCTGTGCGGCGGCCTGCCGCTCGCGCTGCGCGTCGTGGGGTCCTCGCTGGGCCCGCGCTCGCCGCGCGCCCTCGCCGCGGATCTCGCGGCGTACGGCCCGGTGGACCCGGTGGAGCGCGCGCTGTGGCTGCGCTACACCGACCAGCCGGAGACGACGCGCCGGCTGCTGCGCCGGCTGGCGCTGGCGGGACGGGCCTCGCTGGGTACGGCCGCGGCGGCCGCGCTGCTCGCGACGGACCGTCCGGAGGCGGCCCGTCTCCTCGCGGCCCTCGCCGACGCGGGTCTCGTCGACCGGGTCCGGGGAGACCGCTACCGTCTGCACGACCTGGTGCGCGGTTTCGCGCAGGCCCGTCTGCTGGACGAGGAGGACCCCGCCGAGCGTTCGGCGGCGCAGGAGCGGCTGCTGGTCAGCTACGCGGAACTCGCCGACTCGGTGCTGCGGCTGGTCGACGGCAACATGTCGACCCGCTCCGACCGGTTCACCCCGCACGGCTTCACCTCGCTGGACGAGGCGCTGCGCTGGCTGGACGACGAGTCGAGCTTCATCACGGCGACGCTGCGGCACGCGGAGGGCGTGGACCAGAACGCGGTGATGAGTCTGCTGGGCGCGCTGTGCGACTACTGCCTGCTGCGCGGCGACCTGTACCGGCTCGGTGAGATCAGCGAGCTGGCGCAGTCGGTCGGGCAGGACCTGCTGGTGCGGTCCGTGCAGTGGCGCACCGGCATCGCGGCCCGTCAGCTGGGCGAGCTCGACAAGGCACGTACCACGCTCAGTTCGGTCGTCGACCTGTATCTGCAGGCCCATCACGACGCGGGGGCCGCTCGGGCGCTGTGCTCACTGGGCATCACCCTGCACCACCAGGGCCAGCTCACGGAGGCGTCGGCGAAGCTGCGGGAGGCGATGGCTCTGCAGGCCGCGCCCGAGCTGGCCACCGACCGCGCCTGGACGATGCACGCGCTGGCGGCGGTGGAACGTGACCGGGCCCATCTCGCCGAGGCGCTGGACCTGCTGACCCGTTCGCTGGAGCTGCACCGCGAGGGCGGCTCCGTGCACGGTGAGGCGTGGGCGCACTTCCAGCTGGGGCAGCTGCATCTGCGGCGGGGCGACGTGCCGCGGGCCGAGTCCGAACTGCGGCAGGCTCTCGACCTGTACGGCCGCACCCGCGACGCACGCGGTGAGGCGTGGGCCATGACCCAGCTGGCGCGGGCCCGTCTGATCGACGGCGATCCGGGGCCGGCCGCGGAGGACCTGCGCCGGGCGTCGGCGCGGCACCGGGACAACGAGGACGCGCGCGGCGAGGCGTGGACGGTGTACTACCTGGGGCTCGCGCTGGAGGAGACGGGCGACCTGAACCACGCTGTCCGCGAACTGGAACGCTCCCGCACCCTCTTCTCCCGCATGCGGGACGTCTACGGGCTGGCCTGCGCCCGGCACCACTCGGCGCGGGTGACCCGGGACCAGCGCGCCGCCCAGACCGGTTCGCTGCGCAACTCGGGCTTCGCCCGGCAGCTCCTCGTCGACGCCCGCGCCGACTTCCAGCGCATCGGCGTCGCCCACGGCGAGGCCTGGACGTGCGTCGAGCTGGCGATCGTGGACGCGGGCAACGCCCGTACCCAGGCGGCCCTCGCGCTGTGCGAGGAGGCGGCGGCCCTGTTCACGTCGTACGGCGACCGGCGCGGCGAGGACTGGGCCCGCTTCCTGCGCTGCACGCTCCTGCCGTACGCGGCCCCGGGCGGCGTGGAGGTGGGCACCGCGGTGGCCCAGGAGGACCTGGCAGAGCTGCGCCGGGCGCACCATCCGCTGCGCGACGACCGGCTGACCGAGTGCCTGGAGGCCTACGGCCTGTTGCTGGAACGCGGCGTGCGCCTGGAGTCGGGCTGGCAGGCCTGGCGCCTGGGGCTGGTACCGGGCAGGCACGGCCGGGAGGTCATGGGGGTGGAGGTCGGCGCGGACTGA